In one Phyllostomus discolor isolate MPI-MPIP mPhyDis1 chromosome 8, mPhyDis1.pri.v3, whole genome shotgun sequence genomic region, the following are encoded:
- the NPY1R gene encoding neuropeptide Y receptor type 1, which yields MDLKIFSQVENHSIYYNFSKNNSQFWAFENHCHLPLAMIFVIALAYGAVIILGVTGNLALIIIILKQKEMRNVTNILIVNLSFSDLLVAIMCLPFTFVYTIMDHWVFGEAMCKLNPFVQCVSITVSIFSLVLIAVERHQLIINPRGWRPNNRHAYVAIAVIWLLAVASSLPFLIYQVLSDEPLQNVTLDGFKDKYVCFDKFPSDSHRLSYTTLLLVLQYFGPLCFIFICYFKIYIRLKRRNNMMDKMRDNKYRSSETKRINIMLLSIVVAFAVCWLPLTIFNTVFDWNHHIISMCNHNLFFLLCHLTAMISTCVNPIFYGFLNKNFQRDLQFFFNFCDFRSRDDDYETIAMSTMHTDVSKTSLKQASPVAFKKINNNDHDLKLL from the exons atggatttaaaaatattttcccaggtTGAAAATCATTCAATCTActataatttttcaaagaataatTCCCAATTTTGGGCTTTTGAAAATCATTGTCATCTGCCCTTGGCCATGATATTTGTAATAGCTCTAGCTTACGGAGCTGTGATAATTCTTGGGGTCACTGGAAACTTGGCCTTGATCATAATCATCTTGAAACAAAAAGAGATGAGAAATGTTACCAACATCCTGATTGTGAACCTCTCCTTCTCAGACTTGCTTGTTGCCATCATGTGTCTCCCCTTCACGTTTGTCTACACGATAATGGACCACTGGGTTTTTGGCGAAGCCATGTGCAAGTTGAATCCTTTTGTGCAGTGCGTTTCAATCACTGTGTCCATTTTCTCTCTGGTTCTCATTGCTGTGGAACGACATCAGCTGATCATCAACCCACGAGGATGGAGACCAAATAACAGGCACGCGTATGTAGCTATCGCTGTCATTTGGCTCCTTGCTGTGGCTTCTTCTTTACCCTTCCTGATCTATCAAGTGTTGAGTGATGAACCGCTCCAGAATGTCACACTCGATGGGTTCAAGGACAAATACGTATGCTTTGATAAATTTCCGTCGGACTCTCATAGGCTGTCTTATACCACTCTCCTCTTGGTGCTGCAGTATTTCGGCCCactctgttttatatttatttgctacTTCAAG ATATATATTCGCTTAAAAAGAAGGAACAACATGATGGACAAGATGAGAGACAATAAGTACCGGTCCAGTGAAACCAAAAGAATCAACATCATGCTGCTGTCCATTGTGGTAGCGTTTGCCGTCTGCTGGCTACCCCTCACCATCTTTAACACCGTGTTCGATTGGAACCATCACATCATTTCTATGTGCAACCACAACCTCTTCTTCCTGCTCTGCCACCTCACGGCGATGATATCCACCTGTGTCAACCCCATATTTTATGGATTCCTGAACAAAAATTTCCAGAGAGACTTGCAGTTCTTCTTCAACTTCTGTGATTTCCGGTCTCGGGATGATGACTATGAGACCATAGCCATGTCTACcatgcacacagatgtttctaaGACTTCTTTGAAGCAAGCAAGCCCAGtcgcatttaaaaaaattaacaacaacgATCACGATCTGAAACTGCTGTAG